In Pasteurella dagmatis, the sequence ATAACTTTTATTAAATTGTTTGCTCTGAGTTGGTGCTGCTACTTTTGCATTATTAGATAATTCATTTAAAGATGCGATAGCATTATTTGAAATAAAAAATATACCTAAAAATACTGATAAAATTAATTTTTTCATTGAATAAATCCTCCTCTTTTTAAGAAATTAGAGGTAAGCGTTTTATGATAAATATTCTTAAATGGCGTTAAATTATAAAAACGCTCCATAGTTCCAGTTCTTTCAAATGTTGGATATACAATTTCATCTTCTTGAACTGGTTTTACAGTATTCACTGTAGCAACAATAACTAGTTCACGATCTTCTCGATCTGTTTTGGCATTTCGGAAGAATGCACCCAAGATAGGAATATCACCAAGTACAGGGACTTTATTAATTCCCTCTAAGTCACTAGAGTTAAATAACCCTCCAATGATAAAACTTTCTCCGTCAGCGACTTCAAATACTGATTTTGAACGACGAGTATTAAAAAATGGAATTTCACCTACACTTTCAAATGAATAGTTACCCGCAATTGTACTTACTCTTTGATCTAGTGCTAATCTTATACGGTTATTTTTTTGCAATTTCGCTGCAACAGCTAATCTAATACCGAAATCTTTATAAATAATTGTAGGAGCGCCTTCTTTATCTCTTTGCGCAAATGGAATTTCACCGCCAACAAGAATATCTGCTGTCTCTCCAGATAACATAGAAATATTTGGTTCCGCTAAAATTCGACCATTATTTTGGTTATCCAAAGCGTTAATAAATGCAGAAACCCCACTTGCATCGATTTTTAATAAGCCTTGAATACCATCAAATCCAGTTACTCGAGAAACACCACCTAATAAATCAGGAACTCCACCAGATAAACGGCTCCAATTAATTCCAACTGCTTCAGATAATTTTTTATTCACTTCTACCACAGTTAGCTTCACATTAATCTGCGTTGTTTCATCAACATTAACATTATTAACCACACCATCAAATTGATATTTATCTAAAAATGGAAGTGATTCTTCAGATTCACCGGCCTTGAATTTTGTTTCAGTAACTTTTTTACCATTACCTAATGCTTCACCAACAATACGATGGACTTCATCACTTTCTTCCTGAGAACGTGCTTTACCTTCTATGACATAAGCTTTACCAACTTTTTTCACTGAAAGATTTGTATTTGGAAATCTTGCTTTAATTTGTTGATTAGTATCTGAAATGCCAGTGAATAGAGAGTCAACATTAACGACATCATTTGTTAATGTTTTACCATTTGCATCAAAAGCCGAAATCTCAGCACGCCCCTGCTCTTTTGCATAAATGATAAAAGAATTATCATCTAAGATTTCATAATCAGCAATTGCTGGAGAAGAGACAAATATAGTATCAATTTTTTCTTTAGTTTGAATAAGCTGAGTACCACCTTGTTCCAAATTAAACGTCTTTGCGAACATTACGCCTGGTGATAACACTAAAATAGCACCCAATAAGCAAGTAACCTTTTTTGCTCTAGCTTTTTTATACTGTATAAACATTATTGGCCTCTTAATTTTCTAATAAATACACCGCGGTGATTTATATTCTCATTATTACTCGTTTCAGGTAACACTATTAATTTTGATCCTTTATCTAAGTTATAGAATTTTTTCACCTTATCTGAATCAACTTTAACATTAATATAACCTATATAATCTTGATTTTTATGATCATTAGGCGTCCCTGTATTATTATCTGATGGTTCTTGGAACTCTTTTGTTTGAAGAACCAATAGCTTACCCGAAACTTTTACTAAATCACTTTTATCGTAAATATTACGAGAGTCTAAAGCATTTTTTTGATTATAAATTGACACATAGTCACCGCTATGAATGGTATCTAATAAATATCGTTCATCAGACTTAATGTAAATTCGATATGCAACTTCTTGCTTAGTATCAATACTTGACATCAAAAAACGAGGATCATCAGGAGCAATAATCATCATATTTGATAGGAGTGACCCCGAACTAAGATTGTCTCCGATTAAATATCCCTGCAAAGAATGAGATGATGAATTAGCAAGTACATTTGAAAGATCATTATTTATTAAAGGATTATCTTCTGAAACAGTAACTTGACTGATAGCATAGTCATCAGACTGTAATAGAGTTCCTTTCTTAACATCGCGTTTCAATTCTGCAATTGTAATCACTTTTTCCACTTTTTTCTCAACTTGTGGTTGAGTTACAAAAGTTTGACTATCTTCCCCGTCACCACTTGTTGGCATAAAAAGTATTCCACCTATCCCAACAACTAATGTAAGGAATGAAATGATAAATAACATTCTGTAATTCATTTTTAATCCTTATTTTATTTTTATAAACTAAATAATTTTGAAAACTTAAATTTTATGAGAAATTAACTAAACAAAAGTAAATTAAGAAGGAAGCCTAAACTAATTGCAACCCCATAAGGCAAATGATTTTTTAGTATTGATTCTCTAAAAAAAATCCACCCAATAATAATCAATATCAATCCAGAGCAAGCTGTAAAGAAGAAAAAAGACATAATTTGCTCTTGAGGAATAGCCAGCATTAATACTGAAACTAATTTGACATCTCCTGCGCCTACAGTTTTAAGATTGAATAAAATAAAACCTATTATAAAAGAAATTAAAGCAGGAACAACAAAGATTTCTCCATATTTAATCCAGCTTAATGGTAGGATCACCAAAAGGAGAATGAGAACAATTTTATTGCTAATAATTCTATGTTTAATATCTGTGTAAGATAGTCTTATTAGCAATAAGATAGTTAATAGTTGAAGTGATAAAATAATAAATCCATTCATTATTTTCCCTTAAAAGATATGTTGATTAGCTATCCTTTAGACTGTTTTTTACAATAGAAGACAATAATTCAAATTTACCTTTAATCGCTTCAACTAGTGCATTGTCACCATAAAGAACAGAAACAATAAAAATTGCCACTATTGCTGCTATCAATCCATATTCAATAGATGTAATTCCTTTACATTGCGAAAAAAAATACTTAAATGATACACCCACTTTATACAACAATAACATTATAAACTTCATTTTATAAAAAACAAAAATCTAATCTTGTGCTAGTAACAATACCAGAATACTAGCACAAAATTATTTATTAATGGGACATATTATTGTAACCCATTAGTTGAATTGACTTTAGTTGTCAAAGTATTAAATTTATTCTGTAGCGCTTTAATAAAGCCATTCTCATTATAAAACACAGCCACAATTAACACTGCAACAGCAACAGCAATTAAGCCGTATTCAATTGCTGTTACACCGCTTTGGTTTTCTTTAAATTTACGTAAAGATTCAGTTACTGAAATATATGCTTTAGTTGTTAATTTATTAAACATAAATATGCTCCTAGTTTTTTGAAATAAAAAATGCTTCTCTACCTTGAGAAGTTTTCATTTGACTTTTAGTAATCGGATTTAAACACTATTGTTTAATCACTAAATAATCCGGTTGTGTATTTTAAATATTTTTCCGGTAAAAAAAAGTAAAATATCTGCAACAAGTCTGTGGTCAGACCAGTTTGACAGATATAACCAATAGGTAACAATCAATATCCTCAATAAAATTGATCTTTTATTCAAACATAATTATCAAAAATAGATTTATAAAATAAAGAAACAATAATTTTTCATAAAGAAAAAATTAAGAATGAGCAAATAATGCATTGACAGATAAAGTTCTAGAAGAGCTAAACGATAGAAAAGAATAATATAGATTTGTAATGGTGCCCGAGGCCAGACTTGAACTGGCACGCTTCGAAAAGCGAGGGATTTTAAATCCCTTGTGTCTACCGATTTCACCACTCGGGCGAGCAAATTTTAAATTTTGGAGCGGGAAACGAGGCTCGAACTCGCGACCCCAACCTTGGCAAGGTTGTGCTCTACCAACTGAGCTATTCCCGCATTATTGTTTTTTGATTCTACAATCACTAAACAACGAGGTGCATTTTACTGATTTATCTTGTGCTGTCAAATAAAAAATGTAAAAAAATTTCAAAAATATTTCAAACGCTTAAAAAAAATCCAACTTTAATCATTCCACATGGTTTGCGAGATGCAAACGTTTAAATAACAAGCTCAAATTGTTCAAATTAAAGTCTAAAAAAACAGTAGTGTTTTAAAGCTCAATTTGATCAAGTAAGCTGCCTTTTGCTGCTTTTAAATATTGTAACATTGACCACACGGTTAAAATCGCTGCGATATACAGCAAAATAATTGCAGAAATTTCCATTGCAACGTTATATCGCCACAATAATCCTCCTAAAGCGAGCATTTGCGCTGCGGTTTTGACTTTTCCTACCCAAGAAACTGCAACTTTACTTCTTTCGCCTATTTCTGCCATCCATTCACGTAAAGCGGAAATAATAATTTCTCGTGAAATCATAATAACAGCAGGTACAGTTACCCAAAATGAATGATGGTATTCAACCACAAGCGCTAATGCGACAGTCACCATTACTTTATCTGCAACAGGATCTAGAAATGCGCCAAAACGCGTTGTTTGTTTCCATTTTCTTGCAAGATAACCATCAAACCAGTCTGTTACACCTGCAATAAAAAAAATAGAAGTAGTTAGAAAAGGCGACCAAGAAAAAGGAAGGTAAAAGGCAATCACAAAAAACGGGATAAGAATGACACGAAAGAGCGTTAGAAATATTGGTATATTTAGTTTCATAAATAGAACTTGGTGATAGGCATTTTTATAATGTATTTATTTTAAAACATATCGCTATTATTTGAAAATGGAATTTTCCTAAACATAATAAATTCCTTGTATTATTTAACTTTGTAGTGTTTCGTAGATCTTTTCTGCCAGTGAACGAGAAATCCCTGGTACAGAAGCAATTTCATCTAAAGTGGCTTTTTTCACGCCCTGCATTCCGCCTAAATATTTCAATAAAGCTTGTCGACGTTTTGCTCCAATGCCTTCGATAGTCTCTAAACCACTTTGGATAAAGGCCTGCTGACGTTTTTTACGATGTCCACTAATTGCATGATTATGGCTTTCATCACGAATATGTTGAATTAAATGCAATGCTAAGCTATCTACTGGTAAATGTAATTCGACTTCTTGTTTACTGATGATCAAGGTTTCTAAACCGGCTTTTCTATCTACGCCTTTTGCAACACCAATTAAGTGCGGTCGATTTTTATTCCATTTTACTTTAAGGGAAGCAAATACTTGTAAAGCACGATTAAGTTGCCCTTTTCCGCCATCAATAAAGATCACATCAGGCACTTTATCTTCTTCTAAAGGTTTATCATAACGTTTCAATAATGCCTGCTCCATTGCTGCGTAATCATCTCCTTCTGTGATACCTGAAATATTAAAACGACGGTAATCTGATTTTAGCGGCCCATTGTGATCAAACACAACACAAGATGCAATCGTTTGCTTTCCCATTGTATGGCTAATATCAAAACATTCCATACGTTGAATGCATTCAATCCCCAATAATGCTTGTAGTGCTTGATAACGCTCCTCTACAAGGTGACTTTGTTTTAACTGTGTCATTAATGCTGATTTTGCATTTACTTGTGCTAGCTGCAGATATTTACTTTTTTCACCTTTTGTTTGATCTTGAATACTGACGCTATGGCCTGCTTGTAAGCTTAATAATTCTTCTAACTCTTTTTTTTCTATTAATTTATGGTCAACGACAATTGTATTCGGTATTGTTCTACCTTGATGAGCTTGTAAATAAAATTGTCCTACGAAGGTTTCGGTTAACTCAGCCAAATCGGTATTAGCCGGGACTTTAGGAAAATAGCTACGATTTCCAAGCACTTTACCTTGACGAATAAACATCACTTGAACACAAGCAATACCTAATTGATAAGCAATGGACATAATATCAATATCATCAATACGATTATTTGAAACAAATTGTTTTTCAATAACGGCTCTCACCGCTTGGATTTGATCTCGAATACGTGCAGCTTCTTCAAAATGAAGCTTTTGGCTAGCTTGTTCCATTTGAGAAATTAAATGTGCTAAAACTTGTTGATCTTTTCCTTGCAAAAATAAACGAGCAAAATCTACTTGCTGTTGATAATCTTCATCGCTGACATGGCCTGCAACGCAAGGTGCTGAGCAGCGCCCAATTTGATATTGTAAACAAGGGCGAGATCGATTGTTATAAACAGAGTTTTCACATTGACGAATAGGGAACAATTTCTGTAATAAAGCAAGAGTTTCACGTACAGCACTCACATGTGGATAAGGACCGAAATATTCCCCTTTTACTTTTTTACTACCACGATAAGAAGTAATTCGAGGGTGACGTTCGCTAGTCAATAAAATATAAGGATAAGATTTATCATCACGTAACAAAACATTGTAACGTGGCTGATAATTTTTAATGTAGTTATGCTCAAGTAATAAAGCTTCTGTTTCAGATGTAGTAATTGTAGTGTCAATACGAGCAATTGAAGCCACTAATGCTTCTGTTTTTTTACTCCCAACATTACGTCGAAAATAACTAGCCAAGCGCTTTTTAAGATCTTTCGCTTTACCCACATAAATCACCTCGTCTTTATCGTCATACATACGATAAACTCCAGGCAAATGTGGCACATTAGTTAAAAACTTTTTTGCATCAAACATAAAATGAATAGGCGCCCTAGGACGCCATTAAAATAAATTCTTTTGTAAAATTGACCGCACTTTTTCCAAATCTTCTGGCGTATCTACACCAACAGGCGGTACTTCTTTTGCTAATTCAACATGGATTTTCTCACCATTCCATAATACACGAAGCTGTTCGAGACTCTCAATTTGCTCCAATGAGGTTGGCTGCCATTGCACATATTGTTTAATAAATCCAGCTCGATATGCATAAATTCCAATATGGCGCAGATAATGATCGCCTAATTCTAAAGTTTTATGTAACGCTGGATTTGCTTGTAAGTTTGCAAATTGATCGCGGTTCCAAGGAATCACAGCTCGAGAAAAATATAAAACATAGCCGTCTTTATCTGTCAGTACTTTTACAGCATTTGGATTAAATAATTCTTCTGGGTCAGTAATTTTTACTGCTAGGCTTGCCATTTTAACTTGATACTTCACTAAGTTTTCTGCTACTTGTTGCACAATGACTGGTGGGATTAATGGCTCATCACCTTGAATATTAACAATAATTTCATCATCTTGAATTGCTAATTTCTCTACCACTTCTGCCAAGCGTTCTGTACCGGAATTATGCTTCTCTGAAGTCATGCAAACTTCCGCACCAAAAACTTCCGCAGCTTTTGCTACTTCTGCATTATCTGTTGCAACTACCACTCTACTTGCACCAGATAATTTCGCTTTTTCAAATACATGGGCAATCATTGGTTTACCCGCAATATCTGCTAATGGTTTACCAGGTAAACGGGTTGATGCATAGCGTGCCGGAATAATTACAGTAAATTTTGTCATTTTGAAATTCCTCTTCACCTGTTAGTTCGTAAACAACAGATAATTACGTATTTTCTGATGATTGAATATCAGCGAGTTGAATTGCCTGCTCCGCTAACAAAACGGGAATACCTTGGTTGATCACATAAGCTACTTTATCAAATTGGCAAACAAGATGTTGCTTGTTTTTATCGAGGGTTAAACGCCCATGGCACATTGGACAAGCGACAATTTCTAATAATTTTGAATCCATATTTCCCTCACTCATTTATTTTTGTACTTTCTGAAGAATTCTTTGTAAAAATGACCGCACTTTTTCACCTTCAAGTTCGGCTTCAACAGGCACATACCACCAATTTTCTCTGGCAAATTTCATACATTTTACCGCATCTTTTTCTGTCATAAAGAGCGGTCGATTTTCATCAAGTTTTTCAAACTGTGTTGGCTCAAAGTGCTGATGGTCTTGAAATGCTTGGCTATACTGAACTTGAATGCCCATTTTCTCAAGCATATTAAAGAAACGTTGTGGGTTACCAATCCCCGCTATTGCAGAAATAGAATGATTGTTAAATTCGCTTAATAATTTTTGTTCATTCGTTTTAAGGTTGACTGCATAACGAGGAATTAAGCGCATAACTGCATCAGCAGCCTCAGATTTTCCACCGTTACTGATAATAAAATCCACGGAATTTAAACGGCTTGGCAATTCACGAAGTGGACCTGCTGGTAAAACAAAACCATTGCCAAATCCACGCTCTGCATCCATGACAACAATTTCAATATCACGTTGTAATTTATAATGCTGTAAACCATCATCACTGATAATTAAATCACAATCTGCTATTTGTAATAATAATTCAATGGACTGTTGACGATTAGGCGAAATGACAACAGGAACACCTGTACGCTTAGCAATTAACACTGGCTCATCACCACCCTCGATAGGATCTGTTGTTGAATTCACTAGTAATGGATAAGTTTTTGCTTGGCTTCCATAACCACGTGAAATCACACCAACTTTAATGCCTTGTTGTTGCAATTGTTGTACTAACCAAATCACTACTGGGGTTTTGCCATTGCCACCAACAGATAAATTACCGACAACGATAACAGGTACAGGTGGGCGATAAGAAGATAAAATGCCTTGTTTAAACAAGGCTTTTCTGATTTTAGAAAGAAGCCAAAATAATAACGAAAGAGGTGATAACAACCACATTAGCCAACTGCGTGAATACCATAATTGCATATAACCTCTTTCAATATCAATGAATTATTGCGTAAATTGCATACTATGTAATTGTTTATAAGCACCATTTAGCGCAAGTAATTCAGCATGTGAACCGCGTTCTTTCACTTCACCATGTTCAATAACTAAAATTTCATCAGCATTTTCAATAGTTGATAAGCGATGCGCAATCACAATTACCGTACGATCTTTTTGTAATTTTTCAATTGCTAATTGAATTGCACGTTCTGACTCTGTATCCAAAGCAGAAGTTGCTTCATCTAGGATTAACACTGGTGAATTACGTAGTAATGCTCGAGCAATTGCTAAACGTTGGCGCTGACCACCTGATAAGTTCATTCCATTCTCGCCAATGATGGTATCAATCCCATTTTCTAATTTATCAATAAATTCCATTGCATAAGCATCCTTTGCGGCTTGGATAATTTCTTCTCGAGAATATTTATCTTTAGCTGCATAAGCAATGTTATTCGCAATAGTATCGTTAAATAAATGGACTTGTTGTGAAACTACAGCACAATTTTCACGTAAATTTGATAAACGATAATCTTGAATATTAATACCATCAAGCGTAATTTCACCTTGGTCAACATCATAAAAACGAGTAACTAAATTTGCAATCGTTGATTTACCAGACCCAGAACGACCAACTAATGCAACAGTTTTTCCTTTTAGCACATCAAAAGAAATATTATTTAATGCAGGCTCTTGTTTTCCTGCGTAAGTAAAGGTCACATTTTTAAAACTTAAATTACCCTCCGCTTTATCTGATTTATAGCTTCCCGTATCTTTTTCAGTTTCTAAATCCAATAAAGCGAATAAAGTTTGACAAGCAGCCATTCCACGTTGGAATTGTGAATTAACATTCGTCAAGGATTTTAATGGACGCATCATTGCTAACATTGATGAAAAAACAACAGTAAATGAACCCGCACTTAAATTTTGATCCATAATAGCAGGTAAAGTTGCAAGATAAAGTACTGCAGCAAGAGCAAAAGAAGCAATAATTTGCACCACTGGGTTAGCAATTGCATCAGCCATTACCATTTTCATTCCTTTACGGCGCATATCATTACTCACATAATTAAAGCGCTCTTCTTCAACTATTTGCCCACCAAAAGATAATACAACTTTATGCCCCTTCAACATTTGTTCAGCAGTAGAAGTTAACTCTCCCATTGCATTTTGCATATTTTTACTTAAATCACGGAATTTTTTGGATACAAAACGAATAAGGATAGCGATAATAGGACCAATCAAGAATAACACTAAAGAAAGCTGCCAACTGGTATAAATCATCACTACAAATAAAGAAATAATATATGCACCTTCACGCACAATGGTAATCAATGCCCCAGAGGAAGAGTTTGCGACTTGTTCAGAATCATAAGTAATACGAGAAAGCAACCGTCCTGTTGAGTTTTGATCAAAAAAGGTAACTGGCATAAACATAAGATGTTTAAAAATCCGACGGCGCATTGTCATCACTACTTTACCTGAAACCCAAGCTAAACAATAAGAAGATATAAAATTACTCAAACCGCGTAAAAAAATCACTAACACCACAACGACAGACATTTGGCGTAAAAAAGATGTATCCGCTTTACCAAACCCCTCATCTAGTAATGGTTTTAACAATGAAATCAAACTTGCATCCGCCAAAGCGTTTAATACTAAAGCGATCCCTGAAACAATTAACCCCAATTTGAATGGTCGAATTGTCGGCCATAAACGTTTAAATGTTTGAATAGTTGAAAGATCTTTATCTTGCATAATATCTTATTAATAATTAATAGTCGCGGCATTGTACTCTGATTTTGTTTGTAATCCAATTAATCTACGATACCAGGGGATAAATTTTGTACGAGCCAATGCTATTTTTAGCTTATTTTTGTAAAATTTGATGCTAATTTGTCCAGTGTGTGCAGTATTATAAACATCTGCACCAATAATATTTAAACGATCATTAACCACTTGATGAGGAAAGCCCCAAGCATTCCAACGTCCACTTGAAATTAATGCAATTTTAGGGTTGATTTGAGTCAATAACGCTTCACTTGTCGAAGTTTTACTGCCGTGATGTCCAACCTGTAAAACATCGATTAAAGGTAAATCAAATAATAACTGTTTTTCTACATCCACATCAGCATCTCCCATTAACAATACTGAATATTGTCCATCAGAAATCAGTAACACGCAAGAATGCTCATTTTTAGCTCTCTGTACAATTTGGAACGGTGATAATACTTTAAAATCCAATCCTTGCCACTGCCATTGTTGCCCTCGAATGCAAAAAGTGCGATCCTTTTTTCCATAATTTCTAAAAGAAGGTGTCACAAACTCAATATCAGGAAACTGTGTTAATATTGTTTTTACCCCACCCGAATGATCATTGTCATCATGGCTCAAAATCAGTTTATCGATTTTCAACCCTTCTCGTAGTAAATAAGGTAAAAGCTCTAATTCCGCCATACTACCACCATTCCAAGAAGCACCAGTATCGTACAATATCCCTCTTCCATTTTTCACAACCAACATCGCAAGTCCTTGCCCTACATCAATGGTTTCTAAGCGCCAATCTGGTTCTTGATAAATTTGATAACTGATATAACCAAATAAACTACAAATCAACATCCCGCAAATCGAAAAAGTAACTTTGATAGTTTGATAATCACACTTGTCATTAAGTGCAAGATGGAATCCTTTAGGTCGGGTTAACACTGCACCTTCTTGCTCCACAACTATCTTTAAATAGGTATAACGTAAAAATAAAATAAAAATACTAGTAAGAAAAACTATAATAAGATAAGTCTGCCATGTTGAGATTTGTAGCCATTGTTCAGTTAAATAAGATAACCATTGTGTGATTTGCTCCACCAATACATTTGCCCATCTCCAAGTTATGAAATAATTTTGAGTCACTAATGTAAATAAAATAATCGGTACGAGAATAAAGGAATACAGGGGTACTGCAATTAAGTTAGCAAATAAACCTCCCCAAGATATACCACCAAACATCAGCAATTGCACCGGCGCAAATAAAAAAAATAAACCTATTTGCAAATGAAATAATGAAAGTAGCCACCGTACTTTACGCCATACACTTTGTTCTAAAGGCTTTCCACGCCAATGTAATAACGATAGTGGGAAAAGTTGATACCAGATGATTAATGAAATAACCGCCCCTAAAGATAGCCAAAAACTGGATGATAAACACATTAAAGGATCATAAAACAATAAAATAGCAACAATTCGAAAGAACAACTGCCAAGCGCTGTAATGTAAGCGAGATAAACGCAATAGAAACACGAAAGACAATGCAATAAAAGCACGTTGAGTTGGTATCGCTAAACCAGCTAAAAGCGCATATCCACCTGCAATAAGTAGCCCTATGAATAAGGGGAAATAAGGAGAAATAAGACGCGTTGATAAAAAATATTGCATTCCCCGCCCAAGTAAAA encodes:
- a CDS encoding DNA internalization-related competence protein ComEC/Rec2, encoding MILYLFIFSALSLIWVPSDFLLDWFWGIRCLLVCSGLVGVAYYYRVDDKIKCLLLYLMFLLLSSIYVHSYPIQLLKLADNVAHLPKQVETKIKIIEILHQQDYQSAIATATLSSDLPEQRIFIQWKLSEKIKLGQVWKANLRLRPISSRLNQGGFDKQQWYFSKGITAWASVKSAVKIQQDFSLRAMLLERAFIQTESLSAQGLLLALAFGERAWLSSLHKQIYQRTNTAHLIAISGLHIGLAMGIGFLLGRGMQYFLSTRLISPYFPLFIGLLIAGGYALLAGLAIPTQRAFIALSFVFLLRLSRLHYSAWQLFFRIVAILLFYDPLMCLSSSFWLSLGAVISLIIWYQLFPLSLLHWRGKPLEQSVWRKVRWLLSLFHLQIGLFFLFAPVQLLMFGGISWGGLFANLIAVPLYSFILVPIILFTLVTQNYFITWRWANVLVEQITQWLSYLTEQWLQISTWQTYLIIVFLTSIFILFLRYTYLKIVVEQEGAVLTRPKGFHLALNDKCDYQTIKVTFSICGMLICSLFGYISYQIYQEPDWRLETIDVGQGLAMLVVKNGRGILYDTGASWNGGSMAELELLPYLLREGLKIDKLILSHDDNDHSGGVKTILTQFPDIEFVTPSFRNYGKKDRTFCIRGQQWQWQGLDFKVLSPFQIVQRAKNEHSCVLLISDGQYSVLLMGDADVDVEKQLLFDLPLIDVLQVGHHGSKTSTSEALLTQINPKIALISSGRWNAWGFPHQVVNDRLNIIGADVYNTAHTGQISIKFYKNKLKIALARTKFIPWYRRLIGLQTKSEYNAATINY